One segment of Nothobranchius furzeri strain GRZ-AD chromosome 13, NfurGRZ-RIMD1, whole genome shotgun sequence DNA contains the following:
- the LOC107380547 gene encoding odorant receptor 131-2-like yields the protein MANNSSLISLNSSIGTGIDAVIFVQVLVSILLCINFIMIKTFSLKDTFYTNMRYMLFANTITSDCINLILTNLLLILTYFKIAISKFLCLFLVIISCLYNFVTPVTLTAMTLERFVAICLPLRHAELCTTYRALQSVLIIHCISFIPCFVFLLFVFFATFESFKQTTVCTAEMFILHSWQGDLRSALSQFYFLIMFIIIAFSYIQIMKVAKVASGENKKSTQKGLRTVLLHGFQLLLCLILLLCPFVEAAVLRIDLYLYKSLRYLNYIIFNLVPRCLNPLIYGLRDEAFLLALKQFMFCNQFNNKVKW from the coding sequence ATGGCTAACAACAGCTCTCTGATCAGTTTAAATTCTTCGATTGGAACAGGCATTGACGCAGTGATTTTTGTTCAGGTTTTGGTCTCAATTCTTCTTTGCATTAACTTCATAATGATCAAAACATTTTCTTTGAAGGATACTTTCTACACTAACATGCGCTACATGTTATTTGCCAACACAATAACATCTGACTGCATAAATCTAATTCTTACTAATTTACTATTGATCTTAACATATTTTAAAATTGCCATTAGCAAGTTCTTGTGCCTTTTTTTGGTCATTATATCATGTCTTTATAATTTTGTCACCCCAGTGACTCTGACAGCAATGACCCTAGAGCGTTTTGTGGCTATTTGCTTGCCTCTGCGTCATGCCGAGCTGTGCACCACATATAGAGCTTTGCAGAGCGTCCTCATCATTCACTGCATCAGTTTTATTCCCTGCTTCgtgtttttactgtttgttttttttgccaCCTTTGAAAGTTTTAAACAAACAACAGTATGCACTGCAGAAATGTTCATTTTGCACAGTTGGCAGGGTGATCTGAGATCAGCTTTGAGTCAGTTCTACTTCTTAATCATGTTCATCATCATTGCTTTCTCCTATATCCAAATAATGAAAGTGGCCAAAGTGGCATCAGGAGAAAATAAGAAATCAACACAAAAAGGCCTCAGAACGGTGCTCCTTCATGGTTTCCAGCTGCTGCTCTGTctcatcctgctgttgtgtccctttGTTGAAGCTGCTGTGCTTCGGATTGATCTCTACCTTTACAAGAGTCTCAGATACTTAAACTACATAATATTTAACCTTGTTCCAAGGTGTCTGAATCCTCTCATTTATGGCCTCAGGGATGAAGCTTTTTTACTTGCTCTTAAACAATTCATGTTCTGCAATCAGTTCAACAACAAAGTAAAATGGTGA